ATTGCACCTCCTTATGGTTTACTTTTTCTTACCAAACGTATGCTAGTACTTCTCCGCCGACTTGTTTAGCACGGGCTTCTTTGTCGGTTAAAACACCTTGGGAAGTAGACACGATTGCGATACCTAGACCGTTAAGTACTTTAGGCACCTCAGTTGATTTTGCATATACACGCAAACCTGGTTTACTAATACGTTTCAAACCAGTGATTACACGTTCGCCAGTCGCTCCATATTTTAAGAAAACACGGATTGTTCCAGCATTGTCATCTTCAATATATTCAACGTCACGGATAAAACCTTCACGCTTCAATATTTCAGCAATTTCTTTTTTGATTTTGGATGCAGGCAGTTCTAATTTATCATGTTTAACCATGTTTGCATTACGAATGCGAGTTAGAAAATCTGCAATTGGATCTGTCATCACCATGTATAATACCCTCCTTCCTTAAACTCTTTCTTACCAGCTTGCTTTTTTCACGCCGGGAATTTGACCTTTATAGGCAAGTTCACGGAAACAAATACGGCATAATTTAAATTTGCGAATAACGGAATGTGGACGACCACAACGTTCACAACGAGTATATGCTTGAACAGCGTATTTTGGTGTACGTTTTTGCTTCGCGATCATGGATTTCTTAGCCACGTTTTCGCCTCCCTACTAAAATTAGTTTTGATTACTTTTGAAATGGCATCCCTAGTTGAGTTAGTAACTCATGAGATTCTTCATCACTTTTGGCAGTTGTAACGATTACTACGTCCATACCGCGTACTTTTGATACTTGATCGTAATCAATTTCAGGGAAAATAAGTTGCTCTCTAACACCCAACGTATAGTTACCACGACCATCGAAAGCTTTTTTCGATACGCCACGGAAATCACGAACACGTGGAAGTGAAACAGTAACTAATTTATCTAAGAAATCATACATGCGTTCACCACGCAAAGTTACTTTAGCACCGATTGGCATTCCTTCACGAAGACGGAAACCAGCGATAGAATTTTTTGCTTTTGTGATTACAGGTTTTTGACCAGTGATAAGAGCTAACTCCTCAACTGCACTGTCTAAAACTTTCGCATTTGCTGTAGCGTCACCAACACCAGTGTTGATTACGATTTTATCTATTTTTGGAACCTCCATTACGGAGTCATAATTGAATTTGCTCATTAAAGCAGGAACAATTTCCTTAAGATATTGATCTTTAAGGCGATTCATGTAATATTCCCTCCTTCCTACGACTATTATTTATCTATTACTTCACCGGATTTTTTTGCTACGCGTACTTTTTTGTCGCCTTTAACTTCGTATCCTACACGAGTAGGTTCGCCTGTTTTAGGGTCAATTAGCATTACGTTTGAAACGTGGATTGGTGCTTCAACATTCAAGATTCCGCCTTGCGGGTTGACGTTGGAAGGTTTTGTATGTTTTTTAACCATATTGATTCCTTCGATAAGTACGCGATCCTTTTTCGGAAATGCTGCGAGCACTTTGCCGGATTTGCCTTTATCTTTACCAGTAATAACTTTTACTTTATCACCTTTTTTGACATGCATTGGTATAGCACCTCCTTGATTTCTTGGAACTTATTTTTTAAAGAACTTCTGGAGCTAAAGAAACGATCTTCATAAAGTTGTTTTCACGAAGTTCGCGAGCAACAGGTCCAAAAATACGTGTTCCACGAGGACTTTTATCGTCACGGATAATGACACATGCATTTTCATCAAACTTGATGTAAGAACCGTCTTGACGACGTGCTCCACTCTTAGTACGAACGATTACTGCTTTAACAACTTCACCTTTTTTGACAACGCCGCCTGGTGTTGCTTGTTTAACGGTACACACGACAACATCGCCAATGTTAGCAGTTTTGCGTCCTGATCCACCTAGTACTTTAATAGTTAATACTTCACGAGCACCAGAGTTATCAGCCACTTTCATACGACTTTCTTGTTGAATCATTAGGACACCCTCCTTCCAGAATAACGGGTCGGAAAAATTGCACTCGGCAACTTTTCACAATCTATTTTTAACTTTTGATTTAGATAATTACTGCTTCTTCTACAACTTCTAGTAAACGGAAATGTTTAGTTGCAGACAATGGACGAGTTTCGGAAATACGAACTACATCGCCAGTTTTTGCAATGTTATTTTCATCATGCGCTTTGAATTTTTTAGAATACTTCACGCGTTTACCGTACAAACCATGTTTCTTGTACGTTTCAACAACCACGGTAATTGTTTTATCCATTTTATCGGATACAACACGACCAGTATAAACTTTACGTTGGTTACGGTCAGCCATGTATTAAAACCTCCTTACGATTCTTTTTTAAGCAAGTTCTCTTTCTCGAACGATTGTTTTCATACGGGCAATTGCTTTACGAACCTCACGAATACGTGCGGTGTTTTCTAATTGACCAGTAGCTAATTGAAAGCGCAGGTTGAAGAGCTCTTCTTTCAAAGCTTTTTCTTGATCTTGGATTTCGGTAGTGGATAAATCACGGATATCATTAGCTTTCATTTGCTTCACCACCAATTTCTTCACGTTTAACGATCTTAGTTTTGACCGGCAGTTTGTGTGCTGCTAGACGTAATGCTTCACGCGCTACATCTTCAGGAACACCTGCGATTTCAAACATAATTTTGCCACGTTTGACTGGGCTTACCCAACCTTCCGGAGCACCTTTACCTTTACCCATCCGAACCCCGATTGGTTTAGAAGTGTAAGATTTATGAGGGAAAATTTTAATCCAAACTTTACCGCCACGTTTCATGTAACGAGTCATTGCGATACGAGCTGCTTCGATTTGACGGTTTGTAATCCAAGAAGCTTCAACTGCTTGAAGACCATATTCACCAAATGCAACTTCAGTTCCGCCTTTCGCGCGTCCACGCATGTTTCCGCGGAATTCACGACGGTATTTTACACGTTTAGGAACTAACATTATTATTTTCCTCCTTCCACATTGTTTTTCTTCGTAGGAAGGACTTCACCGCGGTAGATCCAGACTTTAACGCCTAGTTTACCATAAGTTGTGTCAGCTTCTTCCCATGCGTAGTCGATGTCGGCACGCAATGTATGAAGAGGTACTGTTCCTTCGCTATAGTGTTCAGCACGAGCGATATCCGCTCCGCCAAGACGACCAGATACTTGAGTTTTGATACCTTTTGCTCCAGCACGCATAGTACGTTGGATAGCTTGTTTTTGCGCACGACGGAAAGATACACGACCTTCCAATTGACGAGCGATATTTTCAGCAACCAATTTTGCGTCTAGGTCAGCACGTTTGATTTCTACGATGTTGATATGAACACGTTTTTGAGTAAGTTCGTTTAAGTTTTTGCGTAATGCTTCAACTTCAGAACCACCTTTACCGATAACCATACCAGGTTTTGCAGTATGAATAGTGATATTCACACGGTTAGCTGCACGTTCGATTTCTACACGAGAAACAGAAGCGTCAGATAGACGTTTTGCAACGTAATCACGGATGCGTAAATCTTCATGTAAGAAGTCCGCATAATCTTTTTCCGCGTACCATTTGGAGTCCCAATCACGGATGACACCGATACGCATACCTATTGGATGTACTTTTTGACCCACGAATTATCCCTCCTTCACTTCAGATACCACAACTGTAATGTGGCTAGTACGTTTGTTGATTGCACTTGCACGACCTTGTGCACGTGGACGGAAACGTTTAAGTGTTGGACCTTCGTCAACAAATGCTTCCTCTACTACAAGGTTGTTAATGTCTAAATCATAGTTATGCTCTGCGTTAGCAATAGCAGATTTTAATACTTTTTCAATAATTGGGGAAGCTGATCTTGGAGTATACTTCAAGATTGCAATTGCTTCGCCAACTTGCTTGCCTCGAATTAAATCAATGACGATTCTAGCTTTGCGAGGAGCAATACGAACCGTTTTGGCAACGGCTTTTGCGCTTGTAACTTCACTTGCCATTAGGATATCCCCCTCTCAAATTAGCGTTTAGTTTTTTTATCGTCGCCCGCATGACCGCGGTACGTACGAGTTGGTGCGAATTCGCCCAGTTTGTGTCCTACCATATCTTCTTGAACATAAACAGGAACGTGTTTACGTCCATCATATACTGCGATTGTTTGTCCAACAAAAGTTGGGAAAATCGTGGAGCGACGAGACCAAGTTTTAATTACTTGTTTCTTTTCGCTTTCTGCTGCTGCTTCCACTTTCTTCATCAAGTGGTCATCAACAAAAGGTCCTTTTTTCAAACTACGACCCATGACGGAACCTCCCTTCGCATAGTCAGGAAGCTGAGAACGCATGTCCTCGCTATCCTGCTACCAATTTTATTCAATCTATTGATCCGATTATTTTTTCTTACGACGACGTACGATAAATTTATCGGAGTTGTTGTTTTTCTTACGTGTTTTGTATCCAAGAGTTGGTTTACCCCATGGAGACATTGGCGATTTACGGCCGATTGGAGCTTTACCTTCACCACCACCGTGTGGGTGATCGTTCGGGTTCATTACAGATCCACGAACAGTTGGGCGTTTACCCATCCAACGTGAACGACCTGCTTTACCGATGTTGATAAGTTCGTGTTGTTCGTTACCAACTTGACCGATTGTAGCACGGCAAGTAGCAAGGATCATGCGAACTTCACCAGAGTTTAAGCGGATTAATACGTATTTGCCTTCTTTACCAAGTACTTGAGCACTTGTTCCAGCAGAACGTACTAATTGTCCACCTTTACCAGGTTTCATTTCGATATTGTGGATAACAGTACCCACTGGAATATCTTTTAATTCTAGTGCATTACCGACTTTGATGTCAGCTTCTGCTCCTGAATAAATTGTTTGACCTACTTCAAGGCCTTTTGCTGCGATGATGTAGCGTTTTTCTCCATCAGCATAGTTGATTAGAGCAATATTAGCAGAACGGTTTGGATCGTACTCGATCGTTGCAACGCGTCCAGGAATACCATCTTTGTTACGTTTGAAATCAATCACGCGGTATTGGCGTTTATGGCCACCGCCGTGATGACGAACAGTTAACTTACCTTGGTTATTGCGTCCGGCTTTCTTTTTAAGAGGACGTAGTAAAGATTTTTCTGGAGTACTTGTAGTAATCTCAGCGAAATCAGAACTAGTCATGTGCCGGCGCCCGTTAGTGGTAGGTTTATACTTTTTGATCGCCATTGTTTCCCCTCCTCGTTAGATTTATTTAAAGTTAGTCGAATTATACTTCAAAGAATTGAATTTCTTTGCTGTCAGCTGTAACAGTAACAATCGCTTTACGGCGTTTGTTAGTGTAACCTGCATAACGGCCCATACGTTTAAGTTTGCCTTTGTAATTCATTACGTTTACTTTAGCAACTTTTACGTCGAAAATTTCTTCAATTGCGTATTTTACTTGCGTTTTAGTTGCGCGAGTATCTACTTCAAATGTATATTTCTTATCGTCGAGAATGCTTGTAGATTCTTCAGTTACAACTGGGCGCTTAATGATGTCGCGTGCATCCATTATGCGAGCACCTCCTCTACTTTTTCGACAGCTGCTTTAGTGATAATTAATTTATCATGTTTAGCAACTTCTAGTACTGAGATACTTTCAGCTGGAATAACTGTAATGCCTTGTAAGTTGCGTGCAGATAATTCTACATTTTCACTTTCACCAGCAACTACGATTAGTGCCTTAGTATCTACAGAGATATTTTTAAGAAAAGCCGCAAATTCTTTTGTTTTAGGTGCATCGAAAGTCAAACCTTCAAGTACAACTAATTTTTCTTCATTTACTTTAGAAGAAAGAATTGATTTAATCGCTAAACGACGAACTTTCTTAGGTAATTTGTAAGCATATGAACGAGGTGTTGGGCCGAATACGACACCACCGCCGCGCCATTGTGGGGAACGGATTGAACCTTGACGGGCACGACCTGTACCTTTTTGACGCCATGGTTTACGTCCGCCACCACGTACTTCTGAACGATTTTTTACTTTGTGAGTCCCTTGACGTAGGGATGCACGTTGGCTCAAAATCACATCAACAACAACTTTTTCATTTGGTTCGATACCGAAAACAGTGTCGTTTAAAGTAATTTCGCCAGCGTTTGTTCCATCTTGTTTAAGTAAGCTTAATTTTGGCATTCGTTAGTCCTCCTTTCCAAATGAATTATTTTGCTTTAGTAGCAGTTTTAATTTGAACTAATGCTTTTTTAGCGCCTGGAACGTTACCTTTTACTAAAAGAACGTTCTTTTCAACGTCTACTTTAACGATTTCTAGGTTTTGGATAGTGATTTGTTCTCCACCCATACGACCTGGAAGTAGTTTATTTTTGAAAACACGGTTAGGTGCTACTGGACCCATTGAACCTGGGCGACGATGGTAACGGGAACCATGGGCCATAGGGCCGCGTGATTGTCCGTGGCGTTTAATAACACCTTGGAATCCTTTACCTTTCGATACGCCTGTCGCGTCGATGATGTCACCTTCTGCGAATACGTCTACTTTTACTTCTGCACCAATCTCATACTCGTCTAAGTTTACATCGCGGAATTCGCGAATGAAGCGCTTAGGAGTAGTATTGGCTTTTGCTACATGACCTTGTTCGGGTTTGTTTGACAAAATTGCTCTCTTATCTTCGAAACCGATTTGTACAGCTTCATAGCCGTCAGTTTCAACAGTTTTCTTTTGAAGTACCACGTTTTGTGCTGCTTCGATTACTGTTACTGGAATAAGTTCGCCGTTTTCAGTGAAAACTTGTGTCATCCCTACTTTTCTACCTAAGATTCCTTTGGTCATGAGTCACACCTCCTGTTAATTTAATATTTTCTTATTATAGTTTGATTTCGATGTCCACACCGCTTGGCAAGTCTAAACGCATCAAGCTATCAACTGTTTGTGGTGTTGGATTAACGATGTCGATTAAACGTTTGTGTGTACGCATTTCGAATTGCTCACGAGAGTCTTTATATTTGTGGACCGCACGCAAGACTGTGTAGATTGACTTCTCTGTTGGAAGTGGAATCGGACCAGATACGGAAGCACCTGAGCGTTTCGCTGTTTCTACAATCTTTTCTGCTGATTGATCCAAAATACGGTGATCATAAGCTTTTAAACGAATACGAATTTTTTGTTTTGCCATTACTTTCCCTCCTTTTCGCCTACTTTTAAAGTAGACATTCTCCGTGAAAATTACCTGAACATCCGCCATGGCAAAGCGGCCGGGTGTGTCAGCAACCTTTCACTTCATCACATGGGCATTCCCGGCAATACCGGGGTGCTCGTTGTCAAAAGGGCAGACCAATGCCTGTCCATTTGCACTTTATCTATTATACACGGGTTAGGGGTAGTAATCAACCGCTTTTTGAAAAAAGTTTTAAGTTATTTTCATTGGAGCTATTATATAGAAGATTCTCGGTTTCGGTTTATCTTCAAACTGTCTGACAGAGCCATTCTGCTTATTTTATCCAAAAGAAAAAACATCCGTTAATATCGAATGTTTTTAAGAAGTTCTTAGTATTACAAGTCCCGCAGTTAAAAGTATCATTATACATGCAGCAATTAGATCCCCGAAATGCCAATGCAGTATTCGGAATCGTGTGCGACCTTCGCCACCTTGATAACCTCGCGCTTCCATTGCATCTGCTAATTCTTCCGCGCGGTTAAATGAACTAACAAATAGCGGAATAAAAATTGGGACAACTACTTTCATTTGCTCGAAAAGATTGCCTTCACCAAAATCCACACCACGAGCTCGCTGCGCTTTCATGATTTTATCCGTTTCTCCCATGAGTGTTGGAATAAAACGAAGCGCCACCGAAATCATTAACGCAATGTCGTTCACCGGCACTTTGAGCACTGCAAACGGACGAAGAATGTAAGCAATTGCGTCTGTCAGGTTCATAGGCGTCGTTGTGAGCGTGATAACGGTCGACATCATGATAATTAAGACAAAGCGCAAAAACACAAATACGCCGTTCAAAAGCCCAAATGAAGAGATTGTAAATGGACCCCAATCAAAATAAATCGTTCCGCCACTCGCAAATAGTATTTGCATTACTACTGTAAATAAAATTAGCCAAATAAGTGGTTTTACACCTTTTATAAACACTTTTAACTTGATACCTGTCATTTGAATGACCATGAGTGTGAACAAAACCATTAAGGCGTATGTCCACCAGTTATTCGCTAAAAATAAAATACCGATATAATAAAAGCCTGCTAAAAGTTTCGTTCGCGCATCCAGACCATGAATCAAGGACTCCCCTGGAACAAAACGACCTAATATTAGTTTTTCTATCATTCAAAGAAGCCCCCTTTTCTCATGTCAATTGTTGAAGCGCTACACTCACTGCCATTAAAATCGTCAACGTCGCATTAATTAATACGAAATTACGAATACCGATGACAAATGTTTTTGACTTCACTTGCTCTTTATTGAATTTCACTAAATTACGATACACTGGATAAATTGTTATAAGAGATAATAGCATGATTGGATGCAAGAAGTTTATAGCCACTGAAATAATCACTGCTAAAAACGAAGCATAGTACAGAGCATTAAATAATAGGACGCCCATTTTTCTCCCTATATAGTATGGAAGTGTATAACGGTGATTCCTAATATCTTCATCTAAATCACAAAGATTATTTGCGAGCATGATATTAGCAATCGTGAAAATACATGGTAAGGATACCACACCTATCCGGATGATTTCTATTAGATTGAACTGAATCGTCACCATTTCTCCTTGCCAAAGCAAATTCGCGATTCCTGCATCGTATGCATTTACATATACAGCTAAGAAGAAAATCCCAAACCCCATCGTTACACCTGAAAAAATTTCACCTAACGGCATACGAGAAAGTGGTACAGGACCAAATGTATATAAGATTCCTATACAAAAGCAGACAAACCCAATTAAGAGCACTAAAAGATCTGTGCGGAAAACTAACCAAACACCTAATCCTGTTGCAATGAAAAACATCAAGAAAATAGTTATAATAACTGTTCGCACAGGAATTTGCTCTTGTCCGATTACATTGCTGGTAGTTCGATAATCGTAGTCATGATTATCTGTCGCCTTGCGATAATCCATATAGTTATTAATCGCTGTCGTGGTCAAGTCAAATATGAGCATAGAGCCGAAAAATATCAGCGTATTAATGGGTTTGAACATATCATATTGATATACAACGAATAGCGTTCCT
The sequence above is drawn from the Listeria monocytogenes genome and encodes:
- the rpsS gene encoding 30S ribosomal protein S19, translated to MGRSLKKGPFVDDHLMKKVEAAAESEKKQVIKTWSRRSTIFPTFVGQTIAVYDGRKHVPVYVQEDMVGHKLGEFAPTRTYRGHAGDDKKTKR
- the rplE gene encoding 50S ribosomal protein L5; its protein translation is MNRLKDQYLKEIVPALMSKFNYDSVMEVPKIDKIVINTGVGDATANAKVLDSAVEELALITGQKPVITKAKNSIAGFRLREGMPIGAKVTLRGERMYDFLDKLVTVSLPRVRDFRGVSKKAFDGRGNYTLGVREQLIFPEIDYDQVSKVRGMDVVIVTTAKSDEESHELLTQLGMPFQK
- the rpsH gene encoding 30S ribosomal protein S8, whose amino-acid sequence is MVMTDPIADFLTRIRNANMVKHDKLELPASKIKKEIAEILKREGFIRDVEYIEDDNAGTIRVFLKYGATGERVITGLKRISKPGLRVYAKSTEVPKVLNGLGIAIVSTSQGVLTDKEARAKQVGGEVLAYVW
- the rplD gene encoding 50S ribosomal protein L4; its protein translation is MPKLSLLKQDGTNAGEITLNDTVFGIEPNEKVVVDVILSQRASLRQGTHKVKNRSEVRGGGRKPWRQKGTGRARQGSIRSPQWRGGGVVFGPTPRSYAYKLPKKVRRLAIKSILSSKVNEEKLVVLEGLTFDAPKTKEFAAFLKNISVDTKALIVVAGESENVELSARNLQGITVIPAESISVLEVAKHDKLIITKAAVEKVEEVLA
- the rplV gene encoding 50S ribosomal protein L22; this encodes MASEVTSAKAVAKTVRIAPRKARIVIDLIRGKQVGEAIAILKYTPRSASPIIEKVLKSAIANAEHNYDLDINNLVVEEAFVDEGPTLKRFRPRAQGRASAINKRTSHITVVVSEVKEG
- the rplW gene encoding 50S ribosomal protein L23 — translated: MDARDIIKRPVVTEESTSILDDKKYTFEVDTRATKTQVKYAIEEIFDVKVAKVNVMNYKGKLKRMGRYAGYTNKRRKAIVTVTADSKEIQFFEV
- the rplC gene encoding 50S ribosomal protein L3, translating into MTKGILGRKVGMTQVFTENGELIPVTVIEAAQNVVLQKKTVETDGYEAVQIGFEDKRAILSNKPEQGHVAKANTTPKRFIREFRDVNLDEYEIGAEVKVDVFAEGDIIDATGVSKGKGFQGVIKRHGQSRGPMAHGSRYHRRPGSMGPVAPNRVFKNKLLPGRMGGEQITIQNLEIVKVDVEKNVLLVKGNVPGAKKALVQIKTATKAK
- the rpsJ gene encoding 30S ribosomal protein S10 — protein: MAKQKIRIRLKAYDHRILDQSAEKIVETAKRSGASVSGPIPLPTEKSIYTVLRAVHKYKDSREQFEMRTHKRLIDIVNPTPQTVDSLMRLDLPSGVDIEIKL
- the rpsQ gene encoding 30S ribosomal protein S17, which produces MADRNQRKVYTGRVVSDKMDKTITVVVETYKKHGLYGKRVKYSKKFKAHDENNIAKTGDVVRISETRPLSATKHFRLLEVVEEAVII
- the rplX gene encoding 50S ribosomal protein L24, producing MHVKKGDKVKVITGKDKGKSGKVLAAFPKKDRVLIEGINMVKKHTKPSNVNPQGGILNVEAPIHVSNVMLIDPKTGEPTRVGYEVKGDKKVRVAKKSGEVIDK
- the rpsC gene encoding 30S ribosomal protein S3, with product MGQKVHPIGMRIGVIRDWDSKWYAEKDYADFLHEDLRIRDYVAKRLSDASVSRVEIERAANRVNITIHTAKPGMVIGKGGSEVEALRKNLNELTQKRVHINIVEIKRADLDAKLVAENIARQLEGRVSFRRAQKQAIQRTMRAGAKGIKTQVSGRLGGADIARAEHYSEGTVPLHTLRADIDYAWEEADTTYGKLGVKVWIYRGEVLPTKKNNVEGGK
- the rplB gene encoding 50S ribosomal protein L2; protein product: MAIKKYKPTTNGRRHMTSSDFAEITTSTPEKSLLRPLKKKAGRNNQGKLTVRHHGGGHKRQYRVIDFKRNKDGIPGRVATIEYDPNRSANIALINYADGEKRYIIAAKGLEVGQTIYSGAEADIKVGNALELKDIPVGTVIHNIEMKPGKGGQLVRSAGTSAQVLGKEGKYVLIRLNSGEVRMILATCRATIGQVGNEQHELINIGKAGRSRWMGKRPTVRGSVMNPNDHPHGGGEGKAPIGRKSPMSPWGKPTLGYKTRKKNNNSDKFIVRRRKKK
- the rpmC gene encoding 50S ribosomal protein L29, with the translated sequence MKANDIRDLSTTEIQDQEKALKEELFNLRFQLATGQLENTARIREVRKAIARMKTIVRERELA
- the rplN gene encoding 50S ribosomal protein L14, with protein sequence MIQQESRMKVADNSGAREVLTIKVLGGSGRKTANIGDVVVCTVKQATPGGVVKKGEVVKAVIVRTKSGARRQDGSYIKFDENACVIIRDDKSPRGTRIFGPVARELRENNFMKIVSLAPEVL
- the menA gene encoding 1,4-dihydroxy-2-naphthoate polyprenyltransferase — its product is MSIPSFLKLVEIQTKIASVFPFMLGTLFVVYQYDMFKPINTLIFFGSMLIFDLTTTAINNYMDYRKATDNHDYDYRTTSNVIGQEQIPVRTVIITIFLMFFIATGLGVWLVFRTDLLVLLIGFVCFCIGILYTFGPVPLSRMPLGEIFSGVTMGFGIFFLAVYVNAYDAGIANLLWQGEMVTIQFNLIEIIRIGVVSLPCIFTIANIMLANNLCDLDEDIRNHRYTLPYYIGRKMGVLLFNALYYASFLAVIISVAINFLHPIMLLSLITIYPVYRNLVKFNKEQVKSKTFVIGIRNFVLINATLTILMAVSVALQQLT
- the rplP gene encoding 50S ribosomal protein L16 — translated: MLVPKRVKYRREFRGNMRGRAKGGTEVAFGEYGLQAVEASWITNRQIEAARIAMTRYMKRGGKVWIKIFPHKSYTSKPIGVRMGKGKGAPEGWVSPVKRGKIMFEIAGVPEDVAREALRLAAHKLPVKTKIVKREEIGGEANES
- a CDS encoding type Z 30S ribosomal protein S14, whose amino-acid sequence is MAKKSMIAKQKRTPKYAVQAYTRCERCGRPHSVIRKFKLCRICFRELAYKGQIPGVKKASW
- the fmnA gene encoding FAD export ECF transporter transmembrane subunit FmnA, producing MIEKLILGRFVPGESLIHGLDARTKLLAGFYYIGILFLANNWWTYALMVLFTLMVIQMTGIKLKVFIKGVKPLIWLILFTVVMQILFASGGTIYFDWGPFTISSFGLLNGVFVFLRFVLIIMMSTVITLTTTPMNLTDAIAYILRPFAVLKVPVNDIALMISVALRFIPTLMGETDKIMKAQRARGVDFGEGNLFEQMKVVVPIFIPLFVSSFNRAEELADAMEARGYQGGEGRTRFRILHWHFGDLIAACIMILLTAGLVILRTS